In Haliotis asinina isolate JCU_RB_2024 chromosome 16, JCU_Hal_asi_v2, whole genome shotgun sequence, the following are encoded in one genomic region:
- the LOC137267751 gene encoding uncharacterized protein, whose amino-acid sequence MINAIVIVIVITITIIITYIIADDIIVFIIVLVFIVIVVIVIYHFITYHFSTYHFIIYYFITSYHFITYRFITCLFIIYHVIIYCFIGYHFIAYRFITYHFIICSFITSYHFITYPS is encoded by the exons ATGATTAACGCAATTGtcatcgtcattgtcatcaccatcaccatcatcatcacttaCATCATCGCAGATGACATCATCGTCTTCATCATCGTTCTCGTCTTCATTGTCATCGTCGTCATTGTCAT TTACCACTTCATCACCTACCACTTCAGCACCTACCACTTCATCATCTATTACTTCATCACCAGTTACCACTTCATCACCTACCGTTTCATCACCTGCCTCTTCATCATCTATCACGTAATCATCTACTGCTTCATCGGCTACCACTTCATTGCCTACCGCTTCATCACCTACCACTTCATCATCTGTTCCTTCATCACCAGTTACCACTTCATCACCTACCCCTCATAA